DNA from Pelobacter propionicus DSM 2379:
TCCACGTCGCTGTCACCGCGCCGGAAGATGCGGGCAAAGGGACGGGGGGTATGGAGGTAATCCGTTCTTCCCATGTGAATCTCGTATCCGCTGAGCTCGCCGTCGCAATCGGGGGCGATGGCCCGTCCCGGCTGTTCCAGGCGTGCCCAGGCCTGGTGGGTCTCCTTGTCCAACAGCATGGTAGTCTCCACCGGCAGCAGGGCTAAACCCTCGGCCTCGGGCAGGGACGATTCCACCCGCTGGGGGTCCAGTACCCGTTGACCCAGCATCTGGTAGCCCCCGCAGATGCCGATGATCCGCCCCCTGAAGGCGGCGATGGCATCGAGGAGTCCCTCTTCTTTGAGGAAGAGCAGGTCTCCGATGGTGGATTTGCTCCCCGGGATGATCAGGACGTCCAGTTCCTCCAGCTGTTCCGGCTTGCGGACGTAACTCAGGATCACATCTGCTTCGGCATGCAGCTGGTCGAAATCGGTGAAGTTGGAAATGCGCGGCAGTCGGATGATGCCGATCCTGATCTGTCGGCCATCCTTCTGGGCCGCCATTTTGGCCTCCTGGCTGAGGATGACGCTGTCCTCGGCCGGCAGGCAGAGTTCGGACAGCCAGGGGAGCACCCCCAGCACCGGCACGCCGGTGCGCTCCTGGATGAAGTCGATGCCCGGGGTCAGGATTGAAGCGTCGCCGCGGAACTTGTTGATGATCACCCCCTTGATGTAGTACCGCTCCAGGGGGTCCAGCAGGTCCAGGGTGCCGGCGATCTGGGCGAACACGCCGCCCCGGTCGATGTCGGCCACCAGGATCACCGGGCAGCGGGCCATCAGGGCGATCTTAAGGTTGGCGATGTCGTTGTCCTTGAGGTTGATCTCGGAGATGCTGCCGGCCCCCTCCAGGACGATGAATTCGTAGGCCTGGCGCAGGTTCTGGAAGCTCTCTCTGATTCTCTCCAGAGCCTGGGGCTTGTAGCTGTCGTATTCCCGTACGTTCATGTTGGCCACCGGCCGTCCCTGCACGACGACCTGGCTGCCGGTGTCGGAGTTGGGCTTGAGCAGCACCGGATTCATGTCGGTGTGGGGCGGGATGTTGCAGGCCTGGGCCTGCATGGCCTGGGCGCGCCCCACCTCGCCCCCCTCGGCGGTGACGAAGGAGTTGTTGGACATGTTCTGGGACTTGAAGGGGGCCACGGTCAGGCCGCGTCTGATCAGGGAACGGCAGAAGCCGGCGGTGAGGATGGATTTGCCCACATCCGATGCGGTGCCGCAGAACATCAGCGCCCGTCCGTCGGGGAGCGGCCCGTCCGGTGGCGTTGCCGTCAGCGGTGAGGCTGCGTCGACGTACTTGCGGGCATAGCCGCGCGGCGTCACCATGCGGCCCCGGCTGTCGATGAAGCTACTGGCATTGCCGATGATCACGATGGTGGACATGTCGATGTCGTGGCTCAGCAGTTCTCCCAGGGTGGTGACCGTGGCGTTCTGGTCATGTCGGCAGGCGTTGCGGACGATGCCGGCAGGCGTCTCGGGTGGGCGGGAGGCCAGGATGATCCTGGCCGCCTCTTCGATCTGGGTGACGCGGCTCTTGCTGCGCGGGTTGTAGAGGGCGATGACGAAGTCCGCCCGTGCCGCGGCTTCCAGTCTGCAGCGGATCAGCTCCCAGGGGGTTAGCAGGTCGGAGAGGGAGATGACCGAGAAGTCGTGCATCAGCGGGGCGCCCAGGACCGATGCCGCCGCCTGGACGGCCGAGATGCCGGGGATGACCCGTACGTCCGGCTGGGGTGCCGCGGCATCCGCAGTTGTCTCGCTTTCCAGTAGTTCGAATACCAGTCCTGCCATGCCGTAAATGCCTGCGTCGCCACCCGAGACCAGGCAGACAGTCTCTCCTTGGCGTGCCCTGTGGATGGCCTCGCGGCAGCGCTCAACCTCGCGCATCATTCCGGTGGCGACGGTCTGCCTGTCCTGGATGAGCGACCTGATCTGCTCGATATAGTTGTCGTAACCGACGATGACCGTTGACGCGGCAATGGCCTGTCGTGCGGCGTCGGTGAGGTGTTCAACGGCCCCGGGACCGCTACCAATAATATAGAGTGATGCCATGCTGTTCCTTCTGTGCGCGAAGTGTGGGTCCTGTTCGTGTGCAAACGATCGGCTGGGAGGGAAAAATCGACGAATTATGACACGTCAGCTTGTGGGGATGCAAGCCCGAATTGGTCAGACAGGGAGGGTCAGGCCGTGAAGGATGCGTAGAGCTGTTTGACGCGCGTCAGGTAGGTGCGGGTTTCTCGCGGCAGGCGGTCGGGATGCCTGTCCACATTGCCCGGCCCCCAGTTGTAGGCTGCCAGGGTTGATTCCAGGTCGCCGTTGTAGCGGTTGAGCAGGTCGCGGAGAAAGCGCGTCCCGGCCATGACGTTCTGCTCCGGGTCGAAGGAGTCGCTTACCCCCAGGCCGCGGGCGGTGGCGGGCATGAGCTGCATCAGTCCCCGTGCGCCGGCGCTGGAGACCGCCCGTGGGTTGAAGTCGCTCTCGGCCTTGATGACCGCCTTGATTAGCCCCGTGTCGACACCGTAATGCCGGGATGCCTTGGCGATGATCGGCTCGAGCCACTGGCTGTTGCTCGGCAGGCTGGCGGATTGGGTGCCTGAGTCCGGCAGCGGTTGCGGCTTGGTCGATGACTGATCCGACGATGCGTCTGCCTCGGCCTGGGTGGCGCGGTAGGAGTCGAGCAGGGACTGGACAAGGGATGACTGGCGGCTGAAGGGTTGGGGGGGCGGGCTGTTGTCGGCCGGTTTGTCTCCGGCCAGGGCCAGGGTTGAGTGGAGCATCTGCAGGTTGAGCGTTTCCGCCAGAGCCTGGGCGTTGGTGGGGGTGACGACGGTATTCTCAAGAGCTGCATCCAACTTTCCGGCAAAGGCGGTGTCTGTCTCGACGCTGGACCGCTCCTGGGGCGCCTGTGCAAGAAGGGCCGAGAGCAGCGATGGCTTTTCGCTGATGCTGATGGGCATGGCGGTTCCTATTCCTCGACGAAGACCAGATTCTTCTTCTTCAGTTTCTCGATCAAGGTGGTCCTTTTCAGGTTGAGCAGTTCGGCGGCCTCTTTTTTGTTGCCCCCGGTGCGGGCCAGGGCCTGGAGGATCAGGTTGTTTTCAAACTGCTCCACCACTGTGTTGAGGCAGATGCCTTGCGCCGGGAGTGTGCTCTCCTCCTGAATCGCTGGCGCCTGGAGCCTGACCCGGTTGCTGGAGAGGTATTTTTCGGGCAGATCGTTGGGGGTGATGACGCCGCTGTTCTTGATGATCACCAGGCGCTCCACCAGGTTCTCAAGTTCCCTGACATTGCCCGGCCAGCTGTAATTGCACAGTATTTCCAGCGCTTCACGGGAGAACCCTTTTACCGAATACCTGCTGTTGTCGTTGAAGATGGTCAGAAAGTTGTGAATCAGGAGTGGGATGTCCTCTCTGCGCTCCCGCAGCGGCGGTATGGTGACCGGTATGACCGACAGGCGGTAATAGAGGTCTTCCCGGAAATTCCCGTTTTCCACCAGCTCTTCAAGGTTCCTGTTGGTTGCGGCGACAATGCGCACATCTACTTTCTGGCATTTGGCCGATCCGACCGGTTCGAACTCCCTGGCCTGCAGCACCCGTAGCAACTTGACCTGGAGGGCAGCCTTCATGTCACCGATCTCGTCCAGGAGTCTGTCGGGCTTAACGCATTCAGCCGTCATCTCCAGGGCGTTTTCAATTGGTTAACCTGCTGTATTTATTGAATAAGTCGTCAGCTTTAGCTTGCGTTTTCTTGGTGTATCCCGTATATTTGTCCGGTAATATCAACTGGTTAGGTATCGGGGTTGACTATGAAATCAAAGTTTATTGAAGTTGACCGGGAAACACCCTATCTGCTCCCGCCATCGCTGCAGGATTGGCTACCAGAAAAGCACTTGGCCCGGTTTGTGGTCGAAATTGTCGAACAGCTCGACCTGCGCTCTTTGAAAGCTACCTATGCCGGCCGAGGCTCGCAGCCCTATAACCCTGAGATGCTGGTAGCATTGTTGTTTTACGGTTATGCGACAGGCGTATTCTCCAGCCGGAAGCTTGAGCGCAGCACCTACGACTCCGTGGCATTCCGGTTCATAGCGGCAAACAGTCATCCTGACCACGATACCATTGCCACCTTCCGCCGGCGTTTTCTGCCGCAACTGAACAAGCTGTTTGCCCAGATTCTGCTGATCGCTCATCAGATGGAGGTGCTGAAACTGGGCAACGTTAGTTTGGATGGCAGCAAAATCAAGGCGAACGCCTCCAAGCACAAGGCGCTGAGCTATGAGCATGCCTGCAAGCTTGAAGAGCAGATCAAGGCTGAGGTTGGCGAACTGCTCAAAAAGGCCGAGGCAGCGGACCGTGCCGATATTCCGGACGGCATGAACATCCCCGAAGAACTGGAACGTCGGGAAAAGCGTCTTTCCGCCATTGCCGCAGCCAAGGTCGAGATCGAAAAACGAGCCGCTGAGCGCCATGCTCGTGAACAGGCCGCTTATGAGAAGAAAGTCGCCGAACGGGCCAAGAAGGAGCAGGCAACGGGCAAGAAGGCCAAGGGGAAAGAGCCGAAACCGCCCAAATCCGGCCCCACTGCCAAAGATCAGGTCAATCTGACCGATGAAGAGTCGCGGATCATGCCGACCTCCGGTGGCGGATTCGAGCAGACTTACAACGCCCAGGCCGGTGTGGATACAGCATCAAAGCTCATCGTTTCGGCCCATGTTACCCAGAATCCCAATGACAAACAGGAGCTGACACCGACCCTGGAGAACCTGGCGGCGCTGCCTGAGAAGCTTGGCAAGGCAACCGATCTGGTAGCTGACAGTGGCTACTTCAGCGAAACCAATGTAACTGCCTGTGAGGAGAACGGGATAACTCCCTACATTGCCGTAGACCGGCAGAGTCACAACGTGCCACTGATGGAGCGCTTTGCCGAACCGCCGCCGTTACCCGAAGATGCCGATTCCGTGGCCAGAATGAAGCATCGCCTGAAGACACCTTCCGGCAAGGCGATCTACGCCCAGCGAAAAGTCACCTCGGAACCGGTCTTCGGCATCATCAAGGCGGTCATGGGATTCAGAAGCTTTCTTCTTCGTGGCTTTGAAGCAGTAAAAGGCGAATGGAACCTCGTCTGCATGGCCTACAACATCAAACGGCTGCATGTCTTGGCCGGATAGAATGAGAAATAGCGAAAATCAGCCTGTAATAACCGCAGTCATCGCTGAAAGGGCTGAATTAACCAGGTTGCCGGTGGGAAGACGAACACATACGGAACTTTTTTAATCGGCTTGGCCACAAAAGAGGGCGCCCCTGAGGTCAAGCCCGACAGACTCCCAGGAAGAGTGTTCCCTTGTCGGCCATTTCAAAACGGCCGATGCGGTTGGCATGCGCTCCGGTAAAAGAACCCTTGACGTGGCCGAATAACTCGCTCTCCAGCAGGTCCTCAGGAATCGCCGCGCAGTTTATGGGGACGAAATTCTGATTCTTCCTGCCGCTAAGCTGGTGTATGGCACGTGCTGCAAGTTCCTTGCCGGTTCCCGACTCTCCCTGGATCAGGACCGTGGCGTTGGATTCGGCCACCTTTTCGATCATCTCGAACAGGTCCTGCATTGGTTTGCTTTTGCCGATGATCGAGGAACAGAGAATATTGGTCTGTTTATGTCCGTGCCCCTCGCCCTCCATCTGCCTCATGGCTTGATATTCTTCGGCGCGCATGACAATGCTCTCCAGTTCATCAAGGTTGAGCGGCTTGGAAAGAAAGAAAACATTTCCTTTGCCGGGTTGCCGTGGAGGCAACTCCTCGCTTGCTCCGTAGATAACAAGTACCAGGAGGGGATTGGTCTCTTTGGCACGATCCCTGAATTCGGGAGCGATGGCGTTGAGATGGGACAGTTCGGCAATGACTATGCCGACCTGCTGTGTCTGGATGGCCGTATAGAGAGAAGGTGCGTCTTCTCCCGTGATAACGTCGTACCCCTGGTAGGTTAAGAAAGCCGATACGAGATCGCGGCTTTTTCGGTCCCTGTCGGCGATGAAGATGCTTTTGTGGTTGTGCATTTTTTTCCAGTGTTGAACGGGGTGGAGGTGCCGGGCTAACAATGTTTGCTTAATGTATCGTTAGTGTCCTAAAAAGTCAATAAAATGACTTTCGGGTAAATTTGACACTGGTTTCCTTTGTGCGTCGAAGAATTATTAAAGATGCCGGTTGTCGCTAGGTATAATACGTCTATAATGGATTCCGTGCCACGCTTGATTAAGATATGGTTTGCGTGGTAAGTTTGCTGCCTTGCGGTCCGAGGCAGATGTCTCGGCGGATAATTAATGACCCCTGTTTCGTACCATATACTGAGGAGGAAGCCATGAGTAATGCACTGGTGCCGGTGAATTCAGATGAGGCGCGTGGAGAGCTGATCCAGCTTGTCAGCTTTAACCTTGATCAGGAAGAGTATGGAGTTGACGTACTGAAGGTCCGCGAAATAATTCGTGTGCCTGTTCTCACCAGGGTTCCCAATACGCCCCACTATGTGGATGGGGTCATCAATCTGCGCGGCAAGGTGATACCGATTATCAGCATGCGCAAGAAGTTCGGCCTGATGGAGACGGAAAACGACAAGCAGACCCGCATCATGGTCATGGATGTTGACGGTGAGCTGATGGGGTTCACCGTTGATGCCGTCTCCGAGGTAATCCGTATTTCCGGCAGCGAGATACAGCCCTCTCCCGCGGTTGTGGCAAGCGGTATTGACCAGGAGTGTATCGCGGGGGTTATCAACCAGGCCGAGAGACTGCTGGTGCTGCTCGACCTGGAAAAGATGTTCTCTGCGGAAGAGAAGAACGTTTTCAACATGCTGTAGCCATTGCCAGGGTGTGTATCCAGATTTTTCTAGGAGCGTGACATGTCGCCGATTGATTGTGAAGACCAGGAACTGCTGGAAGGCTTTCTCTCAGAGACGGCCGAATTGCTTGAGAAGCTTGACGATGATCTGGTGGCTTTGGAGAAGTCGTCGGATGACGCCGATCTGCTTAACCGCATCTTCCGCTCCATCCATACGGTCAAAGGCGCCTCAAGTTTTCTCGGCTTTGATCTGCTGGTCAAGGTGACCCACAAGACCGAAGATGTCCTGAACCGGCTTCGCAAGGGGGAACTGCAGGTAACCCCCGAGATCATGGATGTGATTCTCGAGGCGACGGACCTGGTGAAGGTGCTGGTGAGCGACATCAAGGCGGGAGAGATTCAGGAACGGGAGATTGATGGCACCATTGCCAAGCTGTTGCCACTTCTTGTGGAAACTGTTGTGGATGTCCAACCCCAGGTCGAAGCGCCGCCTTCCGAGCCCGCTGAGAGCGCGGTTCCGTCAGTGGCCGAGGCTGCCGCTCCAGCTGAGCCGTCTCCTCCCCAGGACGCGCCCTCAGCGCCCCAGCAGAAATTAGGCGGCGATGTGGTCATGAAAAAGAGCCCGGCGCCGCCGAAGCCGGCCGAGGGGAGGGGAGATGACCTCTCGGACAACACCACTGTCCGGGTCGATATCAAGCGTCTCGATGACCTGATGAACCAGGTCGGTGAACTGGTGCTGGAACGTAACCGTATGATCCAGATCAACCAGAACCT
Protein-coding regions in this window:
- a CDS encoding cobyric acid synthase, encoding MASLYIIGSGPGAVEHLTDAARQAIAASTVIVGYDNYIEQIRSLIQDRQTVATGMMREVERCREAIHRARQGETVCLVSGGDAGIYGMAGLVFELLESETTADAAAPQPDVRVIPGISAVQAAASVLGAPLMHDFSVISLSDLLTPWELIRCRLEAAARADFVIALYNPRSKSRVTQIEEAARIILASRPPETPAGIVRNACRHDQNATVTTLGELLSHDIDMSTIVIIGNASSFIDSRGRMVTPRGYARKYVDAASPLTATPPDGPLPDGRALMFCGTASDVGKSILTAGFCRSLIRRGLTVAPFKSQNMSNNSFVTAEGGEVGRAQAMQAQACNIPPHTDMNPVLLKPNSDTGSQVVVQGRPVANMNVREYDSYKPQALERIRESFQNLRQAYEFIVLEGAGSISEINLKDNDIANLKIALMARCPVILVADIDRGGVFAQIAGTLDLLDPLERYYIKGVIINKFRGDASILTPGIDFIQERTGVPVLGVLPWLSELCLPAEDSVILSQEAKMAAQKDGRQIRIGIIRLPRISNFTDFDQLHAEADVILSYVRKPEQLEELDVLIIPGSKSTIGDLLFLKEEGLLDAIAAFRGRIIGICGGYQMLGQRVLDPQRVESSLPEAEGLALLPVETTMLLDKETHQAWARLEQPGRAIAPDCDGELSGYEIHMGRTDYLHTPRPFARIFRRGDSDVDIQDGCVSQGGRVFGTYLHGIFDNARFRDSYLNAIRSEKGMPLQREETRQPVSDPFDLLSCHMERHLDMPKLLEICGLPRDPA
- a CDS encoding lytic transglycosylase domain-containing protein, which produces MPISISEKPSLLSALLAQAPQERSSVETDTAFAGKLDAALENTVVTPTNAQALAETLNLQMLHSTLALAGDKPADNSPPPQPFSRQSSLVQSLLDSYRATQAEADASSDQSSTKPQPLPDSGTQSASLPSNSQWLEPIIAKASRHYGVDTGLIKAVIKAESDFNPRAVSSAGARGLMQLMPATARGLGVSDSFDPEQNVMAGTRFLRDLLNRYNGDLESTLAAYNWGPGNVDRHPDRLPRETRTYLTRVKQLYASFTA
- a CDS encoding IS1182 family transposase encodes the protein MKSKFIEVDRETPYLLPPSLQDWLPEKHLARFVVEIVEQLDLRSLKATYAGRGSQPYNPEMLVALLFYGYATGVFSSRKLERSTYDSVAFRFIAANSHPDHDTIATFRRRFLPQLNKLFAQILLIAHQMEVLKLGNVSLDGSKIKANASKHKALSYEHACKLEEQIKAEVGELLKKAEAADRADIPDGMNIPEELERREKRLSAIAAAKVEIEKRAAERHAREQAAYEKKVAERAKKEQATGKKAKGKEPKPPKSGPTAKDQVNLTDEESRIMPTSGGGFEQTYNAQAGVDTASKLIVSAHVTQNPNDKQELTPTLENLAALPEKLGKATDLVADSGYFSETNVTACEENGITPYIAVDRQSHNVPLMERFAEPPPLPEDADSVARMKHRLKTPSGKAIYAQRKVTSEPVFGIIKAVMGFRSFLLRGFEAVKGEWNLVCMAYNIKRLHVLAG
- a CDS encoding sigma-54-dependent transcriptional regulator, with product MHNHKSIFIADRDRKSRDLVSAFLTYQGYDVITGEDAPSLYTAIQTQQVGIVIAELSHLNAIAPEFRDRAKETNPLLVLVIYGASEELPPRQPGKGNVFFLSKPLNLDELESIVMRAEEYQAMRQMEGEGHGHKQTNILCSSIIGKSKPMQDLFEMIEKVAESNATVLIQGESGTGKELAARAIHQLSGRKNQNFVPINCAAIPEDLLESELFGHVKGSFTGAHANRIGRFEMADKGTLFLGVCRA
- a CDS encoding chemotaxis protein CheW, which encodes MSNALVPVNSDEARGELIQLVSFNLDQEEYGVDVLKVREIIRVPVLTRVPNTPHYVDGVINLRGKVIPIISMRKKFGLMETENDKQTRIMVMDVDGELMGFTVDAVSEVIRISGSEIQPSPAVVASGIDQECIAGVINQAERLLVLLDLEKMFSAEEKNVFNML